Proteins encoded in a region of the Thunnus maccoyii chromosome 4, fThuMac1.1, whole genome shotgun sequence genome:
- the zhx3b gene encoding zinc fingers and homeoboxes protein 3, with the protein MASKRKSTTPCMIPSKIIRSSEEVEQDSPVLRQSRISGGGRHSPLEPGESSKPQAGDAVKEGAGTYTCKPCNFETHDLNLFLDHVYTGHPDFRADPSFFCVNCGVSAPKFEGLALHNARVHPSTLNTTLQLRKRDRRVVVEQNLVTGTETGKDNEISITKTPIMRMLKGKSEPKRIVVSHPVSDEPSSDPHSSSASRETERKETAAVTVTHVPTIVHNGTTKVTVPSAIQIVNGSGALPMLKTPITQVVSVVQNRGLHQSAPITASSNMSSSHSSSKNLPKVMIPLSSIPTYSASMDSSSFLKTSFSKFPYPTKAELCYLTVVTKYPEEQIKIWFTAQRLKQGISWSPEEIEEARRKMFNTIIQTAPSSSQSQTQSHHNPAQHTITVLPASLGAAGIPHILQGSLVGQGGVIVTQPVMANGIQVSSAPVALAVTPKPQAAARPMMQARPAAALVADKGISMVVGTVGSSSTGSNIISSSNSSRSGGGGTSSIISSSQASVINLSLGSSNHSNAKVSSVSGKHSSAYADSSDKSNSYVTSHLNAAKGSSDSKNSDISKASNTSIVHGDNKVTTDSKKTTDNKPNSSSKAGSDGLKSKDSNGSSNKNNITSTSTDDVYSATSDSPNIKMEDASSPASKSSSPSPAPASSCTPGSRTPVNAFLDPSFYKGKKSQEQLNALKDSFQVSQFPDQEEVDRLIALTGLTVREVRKWFSDRRYHFRNLKGTRSSTGGQKSAAGAGSGSVTPGSGAAGSANPVDLSESSSNSGAKTPQHSSAPLSPTATLTPTSPTTPSRRLPRQPSPDFTAIRYKEREPHQVKALEASFAQDSDPSGEEVDRLRSETKMTRREIHGWFAERRKRMAAEKKKEEAKRALREEEEEEMDVDGEERQKEDGSGELKVNPIKINLKMLKVTEANGKPEGEGLDSPSIPLQSSSTPASSPGPTPSSTPKPSQSSALTPKPSHSPKPTSVRGKKTAEQLHLLKQVYARTQWPSASQYDELISATGLPRPEVVRWFGDCRYVQKNGQLKWLEAYQNMALEEDLQKGNTQILQAHLDVRGSQEESQLQELAQASGLTADLVRHWFSTKASLPQMEQTGAAHTTGPRPVAPVAATEPCTTGSSPLEPQTEGGKEEKMEESEFGVAEEEEEADAEKTVNPTKGTD; encoded by the exons ATGGCCAGCAAGAGGAAGTCTACAACTCCTTGTATGATCCCCAGCAAGATCATACGCTCCTCGGAGGAAGTCGAACAGGACTCGCCTGTTCTCCGTCAGTCCAGGATTTCTGGAGGGGGCAGACATAGCCCCCTAGAGCCAGGAGAGTCTTCCAAACCACAGGCGGGGGATGCTGTTAAAGAAGGTGCTGGCACTTACACCTGTAAGCCTTGTAACTTTGAAACCCATGACCTTAACTTGTTCTTGGATCATGTGTACACTGGGCACCCGGACTTTCGTGCAGACCCCAGCTTCTTTTGTGTGAACTGTGGGGTTTCGGCACCTAAATTTGAGGGGCTGGCCCTGCATAATGCCAGAGTTCACCCCAGCACGTTAAACACCACTCTGCAGCTGAGGAAGAGGGACAggagggtggtggtggagcAGAATCTGGTGACAGGGACAGAGACGGGGAAAGATAACGAGATTTCCATCACCAAAACTCCAATCATGAGGATGCTGAAGGGTAAATCGGAGCCCAAAAGGATAGTGGTGTCTCACCCAGTCTCTGACGAGCCCTCATCAGACCCACACTCTAGCTCTGCCTccagagagactgagagaaaagagactGCTGCAGTGACAGTCACCCATGTCCCCACAATTGTCCACAATGGAACGACCAAGGTCACTGTGCCCTCAGCGATCCAGATAGTCAACGGCTCTGGAGCGTTACCGATGCTCAAGACCCCCATCACACAG GTGGTCTCCGTTGTTCAGAACAGAGGCCTTCATCAGTCTGCTCCCATCACAGCCTCCTCAAATATGTCTTCATCTCACTCTTCTTCCAAGAATCTCCCCAAG GTGATGATTCCTTTGAGCAGCATCCCCACCTACAGTGCCTCCATGGACTCCTCTTCCTTCTTGAAGACCTCCTTCAGTAAGTTCCCGTATCCCACCAAGGCTGAACTCTGCTACCTGACTGTGGTCACAAAGTACCCTGAAGAGCAGATCAAGATCTGGTTCACCGCCCAGAGACTTAAACAAGGCATCAGCTGGTCTCCTGAGGAGATCGAGGAGGCCAGGAGGAAGATGTTCAACACCATCATCCAGACTGCACCCTCCAGCTCGCAGAGCCAGACCCAGAGTCACCACAACCCAGCgcaacacacaatcacagttCTGCCTGCCTCGCTGGGGGCCGCTGGGATCCCTCACATCCTGCAGGGCTCTCTTGTCGGTCAGGGAGGTGTAATCGTCACACAGCCTGTAATGGCCAACGGTATTCAGGTCAGCAGTGCTCCGGTGGCACTGGCCGTCACACCTAAGCCCCAGGCAGCAGCTCGCCCCATGATGCAGGCCCGACCTGCGGCAGCCCTGGTGGCAGACAAAGGAATCAGCATGGTGGTGGGGACAGTGGGCAGTAGCAGTACAGGGAGCAACATCATTagcagcagtaacagtagtaggAGTGGGGGAGGGGGCACTAGCAGTATTATTAGTAGCAGTCAAGCCAGTGTCATCAACCTCAGTCTAGGAAGCAGTAATCATAGTAATGCTAAGGTGAGCAGTGTCAGTGGTAAACACAGCAGTGCTTATGCAGATTCCAGTGACAAGAGCAATAGTTATGTTACCAGCCATTTGAATGCTGCTAAAGGCAGCAGTGACAGTAAGAACTCTGATATCAGCAAAGCCAGCAACACCAGCATCGTGCATGGTGACAACAAAGTAACCACAGATAGCAAAAAGACCACAGACAACAAAcctaacagcagcagcaaagcgGGCAGTGATGGACTGAAGAGCAAAGACAGTAATGGtagcagcaacaaaaataacataactAGCACAAGCACAGACGATGTCTACTCGGCCACAAGTGACTCCCCAAACATCAAAATGGAGGATGCTTCCTCCCCTGCCTCCAaatcttcttctccctctcctgcaCCTGCTTCAAGCTGCACACCTGGCTCCCGGACACCTGTTAACGCATTCCTGGACCCTAGTTTTTATAAGGGGAAGAAGTCTCAGGAGCAGCTCAACGCTCTGAAGGACAGTTTTCAGGTCAGCCAGTTTCCCGACCAGGAGGAGGTGGACCGCCTCATTGCTCTGACTGGGCTCACAGTACGAGAAGTCCGCAAGTGGTTCAGCGACAGACGCTACCACTTTCGTAACCTTAAAGGTACGCGCTCCAGCACAGGTGGACAAAAGTCTGCAGCGGGAGCAGGAAGCGGTTCAGTTACACCAGGGAGCGGCGCCGCTGGCAGTGCCAACCCTGTTGATCTGTCAGAAAGTAGCAGCAACTCTGGTGCAAAAACACCCCAGCACAGCTCCGCACCTCTGAGCCCGACTGCAACACTGACTCCCACCTCTCCCACCACACCTTCCCGCCGACTCCCCAGACAACCTTCTCCTGATTTCACAGCTATCCGCTACAAGGAGAGAGAACCTCACCAG GTAAAGGCGCTAGAGGCCAGCTTTGCCCAGGACTCTGACCCCTCAGGAGAGGAAGTGGACAGGCTGCGATCTGAGACCAAGATGACCAGAAGGGAGATCCATGGCTGGTTCgctgagaggaggaagagaatggccgctgagaaaaagaaagaggaggcgAAGCGGGCattgagagaggaggaggaggaggagatggacgTTGATGGAGAGGAGCGACAGAAAGAGGACGGTTCAGGAGAACTGAAAGTCAAccctataaaaataaatctgaagaTGCTGAAGGTGACTGAGGCTAATGGCAAACCAGAGGGCGAAGGGTTGGATAGTCCTTCTATACCCCTTCAATCTAGCAGCACACCGGCCTCCTCACCAGGCCCCACCCCGTCCTCCACCCCCAAACCATCCCAGTCCTCCGCCCTAACACCCAAACCATCGCACTCCCCCAAACCCACATCCGTCCGAGGTAAGAAGACAGCGGAGCAGCTGCACCTGCTCAAACAAGTCTACGCCCGGACCCAGTGGCCCAGCGCCTCTCAGTATGATGAACTGATCTCAGCTACCGGACTGCCCAGACCTGAAGTAGTGCGCTGGTTTGGGGACTGTCGATATGTGCAGAAGAACGGCCAGCTGAAGTGGCTTGAGGCTTACCAGAACATGGCTCTGGAGGAGGACCTTCAGAAGGGGAACACGCAGATCCTCCAGGCTCACCTCGATGTCCGTGGCAGCCAGGAGGAGTCACAG TTGCAGGAACTGGCTCAGGCTAGCGGTTTGACAGCAGACTTGGTGCGACATTGGTTCTCCACCAAGGCGTCTTTGCCTCAGATGGAACAAACAGGTGCTGCTCATACGACAGGACCAAGACCAGTTGCACCGGTCGCAGCGACCGAGCCATGCACAACAGGATCCTCCCCTTTGGAGccacagacagagggaggaaaggaggagaaaatggaggaGTCAGAGTTTGGtgtcgcagaagaagaagaggaggccgATGCTGAAAAAACTGTGAATCCTACTAAAG GAACAGATTGA